A region of Sulfitobacter faviae DNA encodes the following proteins:
- a CDS encoding PRC-barrel domain-containing protein: protein MKRFLSTTAIVLTMTGAAFADAHSEGFGNVAVEQTDFLASDLIGMRIYNSEAEVDAATPVADGAEQEWDDIGEINDIIVSQDGEVTAVILGIGGFLGMGERDVSISMDKIRILNDEGGERFLVVNTSKEMLEQAPEFERPMMDGERMEGDAMSETDANVTVINGETEAEEMANDVEVETEEMANDVEAETEELAQDTENAAENLEAETEEMANDVEAESEEMAQEAETMMENAEAETEEAVNEAEANTTVITGDETVERELLPRPEVEREGYANAEAEMIEQMSAEDLEGSYVYGANDETVGEIDTLLIGDNGQIDRVVINVGGFLGLGEKPVAVTFDELQVLQNVEGDDVRIYIDSTEERLESQPEYQGD, encoded by the coding sequence ATGAAACGTTTTCTGAGCACGACGGCCATCGTATTGACCATGACCGGCGCAGCCTTTGCTGACGCGCATTCCGAAGGCTTTGGCAACGTTGCCGTAGAGCAGACTGATTTCCTTGCATCCGACCTGATCGGCATGCGCATCTACAACTCCGAAGCCGAAGTTGACGCGGCCACCCCCGTTGCCGATGGCGCCGAGCAGGAGTGGGATGATATTGGCGAGATTAACGACATCATCGTGTCGCAGGACGGCGAAGTGACTGCCGTGATCCTCGGCATCGGCGGCTTCCTTGGTATGGGCGAACGTGACGTTTCCATTTCCATGGACAAGATTCGCATCCTGAACGACGAAGGCGGCGAGCGCTTCCTCGTTGTGAACACGTCGAAAGAGATGTTGGAGCAGGCGCCTGAGTTCGAACGCCCCATGATGGATGGCGAGCGGATGGAAGGCGACGCCATGAGCGAGACTGACGCGAACGTCACCGTCATCAATGGCGAGACCGAAGCCGAAGAGATGGCGAACGATGTCGAAGTCGAGACCGAGGAAATGGCCAATGACGTAGAGGCCGAGACCGAGGAACTGGCGCAAGACACCGAGAACGCGGCCGAGAACCTTGAAGCCGAGACCGAAGAGATGGCCAATGACGTAGAGGCCGAATCCGAGGAAATGGCGCAAGAAGCCGAAACCATGATGGAGAACGCCGAAGCCGAGACAGAAGAAGCTGTCAACGAAGCCGAAGCCAACACCACCGTGATCACAGGCGATGAAACCGTTGAGCGTGAACTGCTGCCGCGCCCCGAAGTTGAGCGTGAAGGCTATGCCAACGCCGAAGCCGAGATGATTGAGCAGATGAGCGCCGAAGACCTTGAAGGCTCCTATGTCTATGGTGCCAACGACGAAACCGTGGGTGAGATCGACACCCTGCTGATCGGCGACAACGGCCAGATTGACCGTGTTGTTATCAACGTGGGCGGTTTCCTTGGTCTGGGTGAAAAGCCGGTGGCCGTAACATTTGACGAACTTCAGGTTCTGCAAAATGTGGAAGGTGACGACGTGCGCATCTACATCGACAGCACCGAAGAGCGTCTGGAATCGCAGCCTGAGTACCAAGGCGACTAA
- a CDS encoding HpcH/HpaI aldolase/citrate lyase family protein, with protein sequence MTATTRPLRSVLYIPGSKPRALDKARGLACDAVIFDLEDAVSPDEKIAARETLAEALAEGGYGTRMRVVRINGLDTEWGADDARAAAAMNPDAILLPKVGSPADLEALAEIVGDIPLWAMMETPGAMLNAAAIAGHRQLQAMVMGTNDLAKDLQTRFRPDRLPLITGLGLCLLAAKAHGVAIIDGVYNAFKDEDGLRDECAQGRDMGFDGKTLIHPAQLDIANAAFTPSEEEAALARRQIDAYEEAQAAGQGVAVVDGKIVENLHVATARETLAKLAAIAAMSPEPSP encoded by the coding sequence ATGACCGCCACAACCCGCCCCCTGCGTTCCGTTCTCTACATTCCCGGCTCCAAGCCCCGTGCCTTGGACAAGGCCCGCGGATTGGCCTGCGACGCGGTGATCTTCGACCTCGAAGATGCCGTCTCCCCCGACGAAAAGATCGCTGCACGTGAAACATTGGCCGAGGCACTGGCCGAGGGCGGCTACGGCACGCGGATGCGGGTGGTGCGGATCAACGGGCTCGATACCGAATGGGGCGCCGATGACGCCCGCGCCGCCGCCGCAATGAACCCCGATGCGATTCTCTTGCCCAAAGTCGGCTCGCCCGCCGATCTCGAAGCGCTGGCCGAGATCGTGGGCGACATTCCCCTCTGGGCGATGATGGAGACCCCGGGCGCCATGCTGAACGCCGCCGCCATCGCCGGGCACCGCCAGTTGCAGGCCATGGTCATGGGCACCAACGATCTGGCGAAAGACCTGCAAACCCGCTTCCGCCCCGACCGCCTGCCGCTGATCACCGGCCTCGGGCTTTGCCTGCTGGCCGCCAAAGCGCATGGCGTGGCGATCATCGACGGGGTGTATAACGCGTTCAAAGACGAAGACGGGCTGCGCGACGAATGCGCACAGGGCCGCGACATGGGGTTCGACGGCAAAACGCTGATCCACCCCGCACAGCTCGACATCGCCAATGCGGCCTTTACCCCATCAGAGGAAGAAGCCGCCCTCGCCCGCCGCCAGATCGACGCCTATGAAGAGGCGCAGGCCGCAGGTCAGGGCGTGGCGGTCGTCGATGGTAAAATCGTGGAAAATCTCCATGTTGCCACCGCCCGCGAAACACTGGCAAAACTGGCGGCAATTGCAGCCATGAGCCCGGAGCCTTCGCCATGA
- a CDS encoding MaoC family dehydratase, producing the protein MSKTNRGRFFEDYKLGEVLHHAVPRTVGAGERALYHALYPARHALYSADSFAQSCGLKASPLDDMIAFHIVFGKTVPDVSLNAVANLGYAQGRWLRSVWPGDTLRAESEVIGLKQNSNGKTGVVWVRTTGLNQNDEKVLDYVRWVMVRKGDLDAPAPETTLPDLPDALTVDQLHIPQGLDFTNYDFARAGEPHRWGDYVVGEKIDHVDGVTIEEAEHMMATRLWQNTAKVHFDTSARPDGSRLIYGGHVISMARALSFNGLANAQMVVGLNGGAHANPCLAGDTVRAWTEVLDKAETAAPGVGALRLRLVATKGGAPFELRDEAGKYRPEVLLDLDYWALMPR; encoded by the coding sequence ATGAGCAAGACCAACCGGGGCCGCTTTTTCGAAGACTACAAGCTGGGCGAGGTGCTGCATCACGCGGTGCCCCGCACGGTCGGTGCGGGCGAACGCGCGCTTTATCACGCGCTCTACCCCGCCCGGCACGCGCTCTATTCCGCCGACAGTTTCGCCCAGTCCTGCGGGCTGAAGGCCAGCCCGCTCGACGATATGATCGCCTTTCACATCGTCTTTGGCAAAACCGTGCCGGATGTCTCGCTCAATGCCGTGGCCAATCTGGGCTATGCCCAAGGCCGCTGGCTGCGCTCCGTCTGGCCCGGCGACACGCTGCGCGCGGAAAGCGAGGTCATCGGCCTCAAGCAAAACTCCAACGGCAAGACCGGCGTCGTTTGGGTCCGCACCACAGGGCTGAACCAGAATGACGAAAAGGTGCTCGACTATGTCCGCTGGGTCATGGTCCGCAAAGGCGACCTCGACGCCCCCGCGCCCGAGACCACCCTGCCGGATCTGCCCGATGCGCTGACCGTGGATCAATTGCACATCCCGCAGGGCCTCGACTTTACCAATTACGACTTCGCCCGCGCCGGGGAGCCGCACCGCTGGGGCGACTATGTGGTCGGCGAAAAGATCGACCATGTCGACGGCGTCACGATTGAGGAGGCCGAACACATGATGGCCACGCGCCTGTGGCAGAACACCGCCAAGGTGCATTTCGACACCTCCGCCCGCCCCGATGGCTCGCGGCTGATCTATGGCGGTCATGTGATCTCCATGGCCCGCGCGCTGTCCTTCAACGGGCTGGCCAATGCGCAAATGGTCGTGGGGCTGAACGGCGGCGCCCATGCCAACCCCTGCCTTGCGGGCGATACCGTGCGTGCCTGGACCGAAGTGCTCGACAAGGCCGAGACTGCGGCCCCCGGTGTCGGCGCGCTGCGTCTGCGCCTTGTGGCGACCAAGGGCGGCGCCCCCTTCGAGCTGCGCGATGAGGCCGGAAAATACCGCCCCGAGGTTTTGCTTGACCTCGATTACTGGGCGCTCATGCCGCGCTAA
- the sucC gene encoding ADP-forming succinate--CoA ligase subunit beta codes for MNIHEYQAKALLRSYGAPVSDGRVVLKAEDAKNAAGEMDGPLWVVKAQIHAGGRGKGSFKEAAAGEKGGVRLAKSVEEAAEEAKKMLGKTLVTHQTGPAGKQVNRIYIEDGSDIERELYLALLVDRQTSRISFVCSTEGGMDIEEVAEATPEKILSFSVDPATGYQPYHGRRVAFSLGLEGAAVKQCVKLMGQLYKAFIEKDMEMLEINPLIVMPGNELKVLDAKVGFDGNAMYRQPDIANLRDETEEDAKELEASKYDLNYIALDGEIGCMVNGAGLAMATMDIIKLYGAEPANFLDVGGGATKEKVTEAFKIITSDENVKGILVNIFGGIMRCDVIAEGVVAAVKEVGLQVPLVVRLEGTNVEEGKAIINNSGLDVIAADDLKDGAQKIVKAVKG; via the coding sequence ATGAACATCCACGAATATCAGGCAAAAGCCCTCCTGCGCAGCTATGGCGCCCCTGTCTCCGACGGCCGCGTTGTGCTGAAGGCAGAAGACGCCAAGAACGCAGCCGGCGAAATGGACGGGCCCCTCTGGGTTGTCAAAGCGCAGATTCACGCAGGCGGTCGCGGCAAGGGCAGCTTCAAAGAAGCCGCTGCTGGCGAAAAGGGCGGCGTGCGCCTTGCCAAATCCGTGGAAGAAGCGGCCGAAGAAGCCAAGAAGATGCTGGGCAAAACACTGGTCACGCACCAGACCGGCCCGGCTGGCAAGCAGGTCAACCGCATCTACATCGAAGACGGCTCCGACATTGAGCGTGAGCTGTACCTCGCGCTGCTGGTCGACCGTCAGACCAGCCGCATCTCCTTTGTCTGCTCCACCGAAGGCGGCATGGACATCGAGGAAGTGGCCGAAGCCACGCCCGAGAAGATCCTGAGCTTCTCCGTCGACCCGGCCACCGGCTACCAGCCCTATCACGGCCGCCGCGTTGCCTTCTCGCTGGGTCTTGAGGGCGCCGCCGTCAAGCAATGCGTCAAGCTGATGGGTCAGCTCTACAAAGCCTTCATCGAGAAGGACATGGAGATGCTGGAGATCAACCCGCTGATCGTCATGCCCGGCAACGAGCTCAAGGTGCTCGACGCCAAGGTCGGTTTCGACGGCAACGCCATGTACCGCCAGCCCGACATCGCCAACCTGCGCGACGAGACCGAGGAAGACGCCAAGGAACTCGAAGCCTCCAAGTATGACCTGAACTACATCGCGCTCGACGGTGAGATCGGCTGCATGGTGAACGGCGCGGGCCTTGCGATGGCGACCATGGACATCATCAAGCTTTACGGTGCGGAGCCTGCCAACTTCCTCGACGTGGGCGGTGGTGCGACCAAGGAGAAAGTGACCGAAGCCTTCAAGATCATCACCTCCGATGAGAACGTCAAAGGCATCCTCGTGAACATCTTCGGCGGCATCATGCGCTGTGACGTCATCGCCGAGGGCGTTGTCGCCGCGGTGAAAGAGGTCGGGCTGCAAGTGCCGCTGGTTGTCCGTCTCGAAGGCACCAATGTCGAAGAAGGCAAGGCGATCATCAACAACTCCGGTCTCGACGTCATCGCCGCCGACGACCTGAAAGATGGCGCGCAGAAGATCGTGAAAGCGGTCAAAGGCTAA
- a CDS encoding 2-oxoglutarate dehydrogenase E1 component, whose product MTDQPANEQFHASSFMEGDNAEYLEAMYARYANDPNAVDEAWQTFFAAMGDDAETAQAEAAGPSWARPDWPPAPQSEVMGALTGVWPEPTEAKAAGEKIKKKAEEKGVPVSDDQIRAAVLDSIRALMLIRAYRIRGHLAATLDPLGMRDMGEQPELDPKSYGFTDADMDRPIFIDNVLGLEVATMKQIVGIVRSTYCGTFALQYMHISDPEQAGWLKERIEGYGKEIAFTKEGRKAILSKLVEAEGFEKFLHVKYMGTKRFGLDGGESLVPAMEQIIKRGGQLGVKDIVIGMPHRGRLSVLANVMQKPYRAIFNEFQGGSFKPDDVDGSGDVKYHLGASSDREFDGNSVHLSLTANPSHLEAVNPVVLGKVRAKQDQLNDEDRTAVMPVLLHGDAAFAGQGVVAECFALSGLKGHKTGGTMHIVVNNQIGFTTAPHFSRSSPYPTDNALVVEAPIFHVNGDDPEAVVHAARVATEFRQKFHKDVVIDIFCYRRFGHNEGDEPMFTNPVMYKSVKKQKTTLSLYTSRLVADGLIPEGEIEDMKTAFQNHLNDEFEAGKDYRPNKADWLDGKWSGMDKKNKSYQRGKTAIAPETLQDVGKAITTAPEGFPLHKTIGRLLDAKKKMFESGEGFDWATAEALAFGSLLTEGYKVRLSGQDSTRGTFSQRHSAFINQENEDRYYPLNHIREGQADYEVIDSMLSEYAVLGFEYGYSLAEPNALTLWEAQFGDFANGAQIMFDQFISSGESKWLRMSGLVCLMPHGYEGQGPEHSSARLERFLTMCGGDNWIVANCTTPANYFHILRRQLHRSYRKPLMLMTPKSLLRHKLAISKADEFTTGSSFHRVLWDDAEKGNSDTKLVADDKIKRVVMCSGKVYYDLLEERDARGIDDIYLLRFEQFYPFPAQSAVKELERFKGAEMIWCQEEPKNQGAWSFIEPNIEWVLGRIDAKHGRASYVGRATSASPATGLASQHKAQQAALVDEALTIKGK is encoded by the coding sequence ATGACCGACCAACCCGCCAACGAACAATTCCACGCCTCGTCCTTTATGGAAGGCGACAACGCGGAATATCTTGAGGCGATGTACGCCCGCTATGCCAACGATCCCAACGCGGTTGATGAAGCATGGCAAACGTTCTTTGCGGCGATGGGCGATGACGCCGAAACCGCGCAGGCCGAAGCCGCTGGCCCCTCTTGGGCGCGCCCCGATTGGCCCCCCGCCCCGCAGAGCGAGGTGATGGGCGCGCTGACCGGCGTCTGGCCCGAACCGACCGAGGCGAAAGCCGCAGGCGAGAAGATCAAGAAGAAGGCCGAGGAAAAGGGCGTTCCCGTTTCCGACGATCAAATCCGCGCCGCCGTGCTCGACAGCATCCGCGCGCTCATGCTGATCCGCGCCTACCGCATCCGTGGCCACCTCGCCGCGACGCTCGACCCTCTGGGCATGCGCGACATGGGCGAACAGCCCGAGCTTGACCCCAAGTCCTACGGTTTCACCGATGCCGACATGGACCGCCCGATCTTCATCGACAATGTGCTCGGCCTCGAAGTGGCCACCATGAAGCAGATCGTCGGCATCGTCCGCTCGACCTACTGCGGCACCTTCGCGCTGCAATATATGCATATCTCCGACCCCGAGCAGGCCGGTTGGCTGAAAGAGCGGATCGAAGGCTACGGCAAGGAAATCGCCTTTACCAAGGAAGGCCGCAAGGCGATCCTGAGCAAGCTGGTCGAAGCCGAGGGTTTCGAAAAGTTCTTGCACGTCAAATACATGGGCACCAAGCGTTTCGGCCTTGATGGCGGCGAAAGCCTTGTTCCGGCGATGGAGCAGATCATCAAGCGCGGCGGCCAGTTGGGCGTCAAGGACATCGTCATCGGCATGCCGCACCGGGGCCGCCTCTCGGTCCTTGCTAATGTGATGCAGAAGCCCTACCGCGCGATCTTTAACGAATTCCAAGGCGGCAGCTTCAAGCCTGACGATGTGGATGGCTCGGGCGATGTGAAATACCACCTCGGCGCCTCCTCCGACCGTGAGTTTGACGGCAACTCCGTGCACCTGTCGCTCACCGCGAACCCCTCCCACCTTGAGGCGGTGAACCCCGTGGTGCTGGGCAAGGTCCGCGCCAAGCAGGACCAGCTCAACGACGAGGACCGCACCGCCGTCATGCCCGTGCTGCTGCACGGTGACGCGGCCTTCGCGGGTCAAGGCGTCGTGGCCGAATGTTTCGCGCTTTCGGGCCTCAAGGGCCACAAGACCGGCGGCACCATGCATATCGTGGTGAACAACCAGATCGGCTTTACCACCGCGCCGCATTTCTCGCGCTCCTCCCCCTATCCGACCGACAACGCGCTTGTGGTCGAGGCGCCGATCTTCCACGTCAACGGCGATGACCCCGAAGCCGTGGTCCATGCCGCCCGCGTCGCGACCGAGTTCCGCCAGAAGTTCCACAAGGACGTGGTCATCGACATCTTCTGCTACCGCCGCTTTGGTCACAACGAAGGCGATGAGCCGATGTTCACCAACCCGGTGATGTACAAGAGCGTCAAGAAACAGAAAACCACGCTGAGCCTCTATACCTCGCGTCTGGTGGCCGACGGTCTGATCCCCGAGGGGGAGATCGAAGACATGAAGACCGCCTTCCAGAACCATCTCAATGATGAGTTCGAGGCCGGGAAAGACTACCGTCCGAACAAGGCTGACTGGCTCGACGGCAAATGGTCCGGCATGGACAAAAAGAACAAGTCCTACCAACGCGGCAAAACCGCCATCGCCCCCGAAACGCTGCAAGACGTCGGCAAGGCGATCACCACCGCGCCCGAAGGCTTCCCGCTGCACAAGACCATCGGCCGTCTGCTCGACGCGAAGAAGAAGATGTTCGAAAGCGGTGAGGGCTTCGACTGGGCCACGGCAGAGGCGCTCGCCTTCGGCTCGCTGCTGACCGAGGGCTACAAGGTCCGTCTGTCGGGTCAGGACAGCACCCGCGGCACCTTCAGCCAGCGCCACTCGGCCTTCATCAACCAAGAGAACGAAGACCGCTACTATCCGCTGAACCACATCCGCGAGGGCCAAGCCGACTATGAGGTCATCGACTCGATGCTCAGCGAATATGCGGTGCTGGGTTTCGAGTATGGCTACAGCCTTGCCGAACCCAACGCGCTGACGCTCTGGGAAGCGCAGTTCGGCGACTTCGCCAATGGCGCGCAGATCATGTTCGATCAGTTCATCTCGAGCGGGGAGAGCAAATGGCTGCGGATGTCGGGCCTCGTCTGCCTGATGCCGCATGGCTACGAAGGTCAGGGGCCCGAGCACTCCTCGGCCCGTCTGGAGCGTTTCCTCACCATGTGCGGCGGCGACAACTGGATCGTGGCGAACTGCACCACGCCCGCCAACTACTTCCACATCCTGCGCCGCCAGCTGCACCGCAGCTACCGCAAGCCGCTGATGTTGATGACGCCCAAGTCGCTGCTGCGCCACAAGCTGGCCATCAGCAAGGCCGATGAATTCACCACTGGGTCGAGCTTCCACCGCGTGCTCTGGGATGACGCCGAAAAGGGCAACTCCGACACCAAACTGGTCGCGGATGACAAGATCAAGCGCGTGGTAATGTGTTCGGGCAAGGTCTATTACGACCTGCTGGAAGAGCGTGACGCCCGCGGCATCGACGACATCTACCTCCTGCGCTTTGAGCAGTTCTACCCCTTCCCCGCGCAATCCGCCGTGAAGGAGCTGGAACGTTTCA